The Mugil cephalus isolate CIBA_MC_2020 chromosome 19, CIBA_Mcephalus_1.1, whole genome shotgun sequence genome has a window encoding:
- the slc31a1 gene encoding high affinity copper uptake protein 1 isoform X2 produces the protein MDHMDHMNHMDHTNHTGSMTTDHSHHTMSPTTGGGHDMGGHGGHGGHGCMSMVMTFYFGYNNVELLFTGLLINSPGEMVGACIGVFLLAILYEGLKIGREVLLRRSQVNVRYNSMPLPGTDGTVLMETHKTVGQRMLSPAHFMQTLLHIIQVVISYFLMLVFMTYNGFLCIAVAAGAGMGYFLFSWRKAVVVDITEHCH, from the exons ATGGACCACATGGACCACATGAACCACATGGACCACACGAACCACACCGGCTCCATGACGACGGACCACAGTCACCACACCATGTCTCCCACCACCGGCGGGGGACACGACATGGGAGGACACGGAGGACACGGAGGACACGGATGCATGAGCATG GTGATGACCTTCTACTTCGGATACAACAACGTGGAGCTGCTGTTCACCGGGCTGCTCATCAACTCACCTGGAG AGATGGTGGGGGCGTGTATAGGCGTCTTCCTATTGGCCATCCTCTACGAGGGCCTGAAGATCGGCCGGGAGGTTCTGCTGCGTCGCAGTCAGGTCAACGTCCGCTACAACTCGATGCCGCTGCCGGGCACTGACGGGACGGTTCTGATGGAGACGCACAAGACGGTCGG GCAGCGGAtgctaagccccgcccacttcaTGCAGACCCTGTTGCACATCATCCAGGTGGTCATCAGCTACTTCCTGATGCTCGTCTTCATGACCTACAACGGTTTCCTGTGCATCGCCGTGGCAGCCGGTGCCGGCATGGGCTACTTCCTGTTCAGCTGGCGGAAGGCGGTGGTGGTCGACATCACAGAGCATTGCCATTAG
- the slc31a1 gene encoding high affinity copper uptake protein 1 isoform X1, translated as MDHMDHMNHMDHTNHTGSMTTDHSHHTMSPTTGGGHDMGGHGGHGGHGCMSMVMTFYFGYNNVELLFTGLLINSPGEMVGACIGVFLLAILYEGLKIGREVLLRRSQVNVRYNSMPLPGTDGTVLMETHKTVGYGLKGAEPPHLSTLSPRQRMLSPAHFMQTLLHIIQVVISYFLMLVFMTYNGFLCIAVAAGAGMGYFLFSWRKAVVVDITEHCH; from the exons ATGGACCACATGGACCACATGAACCACATGGACCACACGAACCACACCGGCTCCATGACGACGGACCACAGTCACCACACCATGTCTCCCACCACCGGCGGGGGACACGACATGGGAGGACACGGAGGACACGGAGGACACGGATGCATGAGCATG GTGATGACCTTCTACTTCGGATACAACAACGTGGAGCTGCTGTTCACCGGGCTGCTCATCAACTCACCTGGAG AGATGGTGGGGGCGTGTATAGGCGTCTTCCTATTGGCCATCCTCTACGAGGGCCTGAAGATCGGCCGGGAGGTTCTGCTGCGTCGCAGTCAGGTCAACGTCCGCTACAACTCGATGCCGCTGCCGGGCACTGACGGGACGGTTCTGATGGAGACGCACAAGACGGTCGG TTATGGATTAAAAGGGGCGGAGCCTCCTCACCTGTCAACATTATCTCCCAG GCAGCGGAtgctaagccccgcccacttcaTGCAGACCCTGTTGCACATCATCCAGGTGGTCATCAGCTACTTCCTGATGCTCGTCTTCATGACCTACAACGGTTTCCTGTGCATCGCCGTGGCAGCCGGTGCCGGCATGGGCTACTTCCTGTTCAGCTGGCGGAAGGCGGTGGTGGTCGACATCACAGAGCATTGCCATTAG
- the epb41l4a gene encoding band 4.1-like protein 4, translating to MFNENQTADRFQSQTLGGGGVSMVTEQHNKDRRGGRGLRGKKIDDAAAAAMMACFRGNREEFYGEVLLLDERKMLLSAEHGITKSSKAAAILQQVFSQLKVVEVEFFGLRFCDNKQQTLWLDPSRTLSQHRGLVGPPYIFYFGVRFYAEDPSQLEDEATRCQFYLQLCQDVRRGRLPCPAHLRPQLTALVLQEERGDLSHDVVSEEIEDVQLVYKTLRGVSRPQAQRLFLSLCRSLQMYGVSLFAAYGENQTEYFLGPTPVGVVIFKDKVLVGKYFWQRITKLHFKDHTFELRVLSKNGSEASFFFQTSDRSDCKRLWRCCVEHHAFFRMSESNPLTHKLKHNSALTTTTTTTTTAAAADVVHLMRLRPAQHGSFYFISFVCFTKMFCLTDSASFFLPANHTARVTWEPIRKQTAPPAVHRSEVRAEQDPAKPSAPWVKSGPVSGLFNTKFPSNTKGGGGAGGAGGAGGGGGGGGGAGGGGAQGRSRSLDGDQPIRKQRRSRPRSHGNSSGSESERTGNGKGRRRRTKNRHSADDIIWKHIEKQLVDSSGLIDRRTEEIPYKEVRVSGEQIRTRQSSRGRRHQRRASTSDLQSVELLPPLPVTTDTSCSLPTSH from the exons CTATGATGGCTTGTTTCCGTGGGAACCGGGAGGAGTTTTACGGCGAGGTGCTCCTATTGGATGAGAGGAAGATGCTGCTGTCGGCTGAACACGGCATCACG AAATCGTCGAAGGCGGCGGCCATCTTGCAGCAGGTGTTTTCTCAGCTGAAGGTTGTGGAGGTGGAGTTCTTCGGTTTGAGGTTCTGTGACAACAAACAGCAGACG ctgtggTTGGATCCGTCCAGAACTCTGTCCCAGCACCGAGGCCTCG TCGGGCCACCGTACATTTTCTACTTTGGAGTCAGATTTTACGCTGAAGATCCGTCGCAGCTGGAAGACGAGGCCACACG GTGTCAGTTTTACCTGCAGCTTTGCCAGGACGTTCGTCGAGGTCGCCTCCCGTGTCCCGCCCACCTCCGGCCTCAGCTGACCGCCCTGGTGCTGCAAG aggaGCGTGGTGACCTCAGTCATGACGTCGTGTCAGAAGAGATTGAGGACGTTCAACTCGTCTACAAAACTCTGCG AGGTGTCTCTCGTCCTCAGGCTCAGcgtctcttcctgtctctctgccGCTCGCTGCAGATGTACGGAGTCTCTCTGTTCGCCGCCTAC GGCGAGAACCAAACCGAGTACTTCCTGGGTCCGACTCCAGTGGGCGTCGTTATCTTCAAGGACAAAGTTCTGGTGGGGAAATATTTCTG GCAGCGAATCACCAAACTTCATTTCAAAGATCATACGTTTGAGCTCAGAGTTCTCAGCAAAAAC ggtTCAGAGGCGTCGTTTTTCTTCCAGACGTCTGATCGAAGCGACTGTAAACGTCTGTGGAGGTGTTGTGTGGAACATCACGCCTTCTTCag GATGTCGGAGTCAAACCCGttaacacacaaactgaaacacaacag TGCgttgacaacaacaacaacaacaacaacaacagcagcagcagcagatgttgtGCATCTGATGCGTCTGAGACCAGCGCAGCACGGttcgttttatttcatttcatttgtttgttttactaaaatgttttgtttgacagACTCCGCCTCCTTCTTTCTTCCAGCCAATCACACAGCGAGAGTCACCTGGGAACCAATCAGGAAGCAGACGGCTCCACCTGCTGTTCACAG gtcagaggtcagggcaGAGCAGGACCCGGCGAAGCCCAGTGCACCATGGGTAAAGAGCGGCCCTGTCAG CGGCCTGTTCAACACAAAGTTTCCTTCAAACaccaaaggaggaggaggagcaggaggagcaggaggagcaggaggaggaggaggaggaggaggagga gcaggaggaggaggagcgcagGGGCGGAGCAGGAGTCTGGACGGagatcaaccaatcaggaagcagaggaggag CAGGCCTCgttcccatggcaacagcaGTGGCAGTGAATCAGAGAGGACGGGTAACGGCAAGGGCCGCAGAAGGAGAACAAAGAACCG ACACAGCGCTGATGACATCATATGGAAGCACATCGA GAAACAGCTGGTGGATTCCAGCGGTTTGATTGACAGACGGACAGAGGAAATACCTTATAAGGAAGTGAG aGTGTCGGGGGAGCAAATCAGAACGAGACAGTCTTCAAGGGGGCGTCGACATCAACGGAGGGCGTCGACATCAGACCTTCA GTCAGTGGAGctacttcctcctcttcctgttacAACGGACACTTCCTGTTCATTACCCACAAGCCACTGA
- the atp6v1g1 gene encoding V-type proton ATPase subunit G 1: MASQSQGIQQLLQAEKRAAEKVAEARKRKNRRLKQAKEEAQAEIEQYRLQREKEFKTKEAAALGSHGNSAVEVDRDTAERMGRIQTSYRGNREAVLGELLRRVCDIQPEFHANYRVAG, from the exons ATGGCGAGTCAGTCCCAGggaatccagcagctgctccaggCCGAGAAGAGGGCGGCCGAGAAGGTGGCCGAGGCCCGCAAAC GTAAGAACCGTCGTCTGAAGCAGGCGAAGGAAGAAGCTCAAGCTGAGATCGAACAATATCGACtccagagagaaaaggagtTCAAGACCAAGGAGGCGGCG GCCCTTGGTTCCCATGGTAACAGCGCGGTGGAGGTGGACCGTGACACGGCTGAGAGGATGGGCCGCATCCAGACCAGTTACCGTGGCAACAGGGAGGCGGTGCTGGGGGAGCTGCTGCGACGCGTCTGCGATATCCAGCCCGAGTTCCACGCTAACTACCGTGTAGCTGgctga
- the slc25a46 gene encoding mitochondrial outer membrane protein SLC25A46, translating into MASRRPDSFDGLGYRGRDDPLYGAGYPVRSAGAPAELHHHHWVTTPPDIPGSRNLHPGDRTPMYDEPLGEPGPPGAGPAQPGVPPAEHLNRFAGFGIGLVSLFTENVLSHPCIVFRRQCQVNYHARCYHLTPFSAVSVMYSITKAQGIKSQWKGLSSTFIVHGVSLGAEGIISELTPLPRELPHRWTWKQLIGHLLLKGLTAVVALPFYCSSLIETVQSEIVRDESSSGLLDCVREGLARVLGVGAPHSRRLLPLSCLLLPAALHAVLRYAVAAGVQRAALWLHQRGRKQRVDPTNPLDAYFPELAAAWAGSLVADVVVFPLETVLHRLGVQGTRTIIDATDGAVALANGGGPLVLPVNTQYDGFSDCLHAIRRREGGAGFYRGFGALAAQYALQGALLAAARTLLRLLLLDTKHG; encoded by the exons ATGGCCTCCAGGCGGCCGGATAGCTTCGACGGGCTCGGCTACCGCGGCCGCGACGACCCGCTGTACGGAGCCGGGTACCCGGTCCGAAGCGCCGGGGCCCCCGCGGAGCTGCATCACCACCACTGGGTCACCACCCCACCGGACATCCCCGGTAGCCGCAACCTGCACCCCGGAGACCGGACACCCATGTACGACGAGCCGCTGGGAGAACCCGGTCCTCCGGGAGCCGGTCCTGCGCAGCCCGGGGTACCTCCCGCTG AGCATCTCAACCGCTTCGCTGGCTTCGGAATTGGACTCGTCAG tCTGTTCACAGAGAACGTCCTCTCGCATCCCTGCATCGTTTTCCGCAGACAGTGTCAG GTGAACTACCACGCCCGCTGTTACCATCTGACTCCATTCAGTGCGGTCTCCGTCATGTACAGCATCACCAAGGCTCAG GGGATCAAGTCTCAGTGGAAGGGGTTGAGCAGCACCTTCATCGTTCACGGTGTTTCTCTGGGAGCTGAAGGCATCATCAGCGAGCTCACGCCGTTACCACG GGAACTTCCTCACAGATGGACCTGGAAACAGCTGATTGGACATTTACTGCTCAAAGG GTTAACAGCTGTGGTGGCTCTACCGTTCTACTGCTCCAGCCTCATCGAGACTGTCCAG AGTGAGATCGTGCGGGACGAGTCGTCCTCTGGGCTCCTGGACTGCGTCCGTGAGGGTCTTGCTCGTGTTTTGGGGGTGGGGGCTCCTCACAGTCGCCGTCTGCTTCCTCTCAGCTGCCTGCTGCTTCCTGCCGCGCTGCACGCCGTCCTGCGCTACGCTGTGGCGGCCGGCGTCCAGCGGGCGGCGCTGTGGCTGCACCAGCGAGGCAGGAAGCAGCGCGTTGACCCCACCAACCCCCTGGACGCCTACTTCCCGGAGCTGGCGGCGGCGTGGGCGGGGTCTCTGGTGGCCGACGTGGTGGTGTTTCCCCTGGAGACGGTGCTGCATCGCCTCGGCGTTCAGGGCACGCGCACCATTATCGACGCCACGGACGGTGCGGTGGCGCTGGCGAACGGAGGCGGCCCGCTGGTCCTGCCCGTCAACACGCAGTACGACGGCTTCTCCGACTGCCTGCACGCCATCCGCCGGCGGGAGGGCGGGGCCGGCTTCTACCGAGGCTTCGGGGCGCTGGCGGCTCAGTACGCgctgcagggggcgctgctggCCGCCGCCAGGACGCtgctcaggctgctgctgctggacaccAAGCACGGCTAG
- the wdr36 gene encoding WD repeat-containing protein 36, protein MSPVMSTGGSSLFSGFRVLGLYSNHVPHALRYHQKHREFYVVTSVGRSFHTFNVNRLGIVSISNSLDDDISCVAADRMLVFAATGQLISAFARNKEVVMRYHGHRQEVRLLLPLGDQLISADSGGDVIVWDVQGGDVYLRLQFDPTTFDVSAMMHPSTYMNKVLLGSSQGALQLWNIKTSKLLFTFPGWSAGVTVLQQSPAVDVVGVGMATGCIIIHNIRLNEELMRFTQDWGPITTLSFRTDGPPIMASGSPQGHIAFWDLERRQLVTQQRHAHRTAVAAATFVHKEPLLITNGADNAIKVWIFDQEGGGARLLRSRQGHSAPPTTIRHHGNDGKNLLSAGQDGTLQSFSTVHERFNKNLGHGSVNKKKEQKKKKGLTYEELRLPAITSFSSAVTRQSDWDGIVACHRGRRATTTWNYQRCTMGAHHLQPPGAPRDTVATAVDITSCGNFAVIGSSCGRVDAYNLQSGLHRGCYGNSEKAHSGVVRGVATDALNQLTFTVGSDWLLKFWRFKTRKQEEELKLNAAPASMMLHRESGMLAVALDDFTLVVVDIETRRVVRKFAGHHGNINDMTFSPGGRWLVTVGMDRTVRTWDLPSGCLIDCFLVAMAPVTVSMSPTGDFLATGHVDSLGVYLWTNKSLCGPVGLRPLPADYQPAVEAFPGVRATEAEQEVMSEEADDTYQSAEQLGAELVTLSLLPESRWKNLLHLDHIKRRNKPVAPPAAPVAAPFFLPTVPGLTPRFTLPAATDQEVQSKLLVRTSQRSEVSLALEEALASTSFDRPVSLLKDCGPSALSVELTGLTSEGGGASSLLLAFILMIDSMLASGRDFELAQAYLALFLKLHLRSLSQDAVAMAALLRLSSRLEARWAELRASFDQSLCLLSYTKSALL, encoded by the exons ATGTCACCGGTCATGTCTACCGGCGGCAGCTCGTTGTTTTCCGGTTTCCGGGTTCTAGGACTTTATTCGAACCACGTGCCGCACGCGCTCCGGTATCATCAGAAACACCGGGAGTTCTACGTGGTGACGTCAGTCGGTCGAAGCTTTCACACATTCAAC GTGAACAGGTTGGGCATCGTATCCATCA GTAACAGCCTGGATGATGACATCAGCTGTGTGGCGGCTGACAGGATGCTGGTGTTTGCCGCCACCGGGCAACTCATCAGCGCCTTCGCCAGGAACAAAGAG GTGGTCATGCGTTACCATGgccacagacaggaagtgcGCCTCCTGCTTCCTCTGGGGGATCAGCTGATCTCTGCTGACAGCGGCGGTGATGTCATCGTGTGGGACGTCCAGGGGGGTG aCGTCTACCTGCGGCTCCAGTTCGACCCGACCACCTTCGACGTGTCGGCCATGATGCATCCCAGCACCTACATGAACAAGGTGCTGCTGGGTAGTTCCCAGGGTGCATTGCAGCTCTGGAACATCAAGACCAG TAAACTGCTGTTCACGTTCCCTGGATGGTCAGCAGGGGTCACTGTTCTACAGCAG AGTCCTGCAGTGGACGTGGTCGgcgttggcatggcaacaggtTGCATCATCATCCACAACATCCGTCTGAACGAGGAGTTGATGAGATTCACTCAGGACTGGGGACCAATCACGACGCTCTCTTTCAGAACAG ATGGTCCTCCCATCATGGCGTCCGGCAGTCCTCAGGGCCACATTGCATTCTGGGATTTGGAGCGTCGTCAGCTGGTCACTCAGCAGAGACACGCCCACAGAACCGCCGTCGCCGCAGCAACGTTCGTTCACAAAGAGCCGCTGTTGATCACCAACGGAGCCGATAACGCCATCAag GTGTGGATATTTGACCAGGAAGGGGGCGGAGCCAGATTGCTGAGGAGTCGTCAGGGCCACAGTGCCCCACCCACCACCATCCGTCACCACGGCAACGATGGCAAAAACCTACTGAGTGCAG GTCAGGACGGGACGCTGCAGTCCTTCTCCACCGTCCACGAACGCTTCAACAAGAACCTGGGCCACG GGTCTGTGAataagaagaaggagcagaagaagaagaaggggctGACCTACGAGGAGCTTCGTCTTCCTGCCATCACATCGTTCTCCTCTG CTGTCACTCGCCAGTCGGACTGGGACGGCATCGTCGCGTGTCATCGCGGTCGCCGAGCAACCACCACATGGAACTACCAGAGGTGCACCATGGGAGCTCACCACCTGCAGCCTCCAGGTGCTCCGAGAGATACCGTCGCCACG GCCgttgacatcacttcctgtggAAACTTCGCTGTGATTGGCTCGTCGTGCGGCCGCGTCGACGCCTACAACCTCCAGTCTGGGCTGCACCGCGGTTGCTATGGCAACAGTGAAAAAG CGCACAGCGGTGTGGTGCGAGGTGTCGCCACGGATGCCCTAAACCAGCTGACCTTCACTGtcggctctgattggctgctgaagTTCTGGCGCTTTAAGACAcggaaacaggaagaagagctgAAGCTAAACGCTGCACCGGCTAGCATGATGCTACACAGAGAGAG CGGGATGCTAGCTGTGGCGCTAGATGACTTCACGCTGGTGGTTGTTGACATCGAAACCAGACGAGTTGTCAGGAAGTTTGCgggtcaccatggcaacatcAATGACATG ACGTTCAGTCCTGGCGGCCGCTGGCTGGTTACCGTGGGAATGGACCGGACCGTTCGGACCTGGGACCTCCCCTCTGGATG tctGATCGACTGCTTCCTGGTTGCCATGGCGCCAGTGACGGTGTCCATGTCGCCTACTGGTGACTTCCTGGCGACGGGTCATGTGGACAGTCTGGGCGTTTACCTCTG GACCAATAAGAGCCTTTGTGGACCGGTGGGGCTCCGCCCCCTCCCGGCTGACTACCAACCAGCTGTGGAGGCGTTTCCGGGCGTCAGGGCAACCGAGgcagaacaggaagtgatgtcagaGGAAGCTGATGACACGTACCAGTCAGCTGAGCAGTTGGGGGCGGAGCTTGtgactctgtctctgctgcctgAGTCTCGGTGGAAAAACCTGCTTCACCTGGACCACAtcaag aggaGGAATAAACCGGTAGCGCCCCCTGCTGCTCCGGTGGCGGCGCCGTTCTTCCTGCCGACGGTTCCCGGTCTCACGCCCAGATTCACGTTGCCCGCGGCAACCGACCAGGAAGTACAG TCCAAGCTGCTGGTGAGGACgtctcagaggtcagaggtcagtctGGCCCTGGAGGAAGCTCTGGCCTCCACTTCCT ttgaCCGGCCGGTGTCTCTCCTGAAGGATTGTGGGCCGTCGGCGCTCTCTGTGGAGCTCACCGGTCTGACATCAGAAGGGGGCGGAGCCAGCAGCCTCCTGCTCGCCTTCATTCTGATGATTGACAGCATGTTGGCCAGTGGGCGGGACTTCGAGCTGGCTCAGGCTTACCTGGCCCTCTTCCTGAag cTCCACCTCCGCTCGCTGTCGCAGGACGCTGTCGCCATGGCAGCATTGCTCCGCCTCTCCTCCCGGCTGGAGGCTCGGTGGGCGGAGCTTCGTGCATCATTTGACCAATCACTGTGTCTGCTGTCGTACACCAAGAGTGCACTACTGtga